TGACAGGCACGAATAGCAGGTAGATAAGGAAATTCTTCTGGATATTCCTTTTGTATAGCCTCTAGTTGCTCCTGAATGACTTGGATAAAGACTGGATTCTGGCTGATAGAGCCGCCGATAGCCAGCACTTCTGGTTCCAGGAAATAGGAGATATTTAAAATGCCATAGGCCAGATTGCGTGTCATTTCTTCAATGGCTAATTGACATACCTCATCTCCCTGTTCTGCTAGTTCAAAAATCCGCTTCCCGTTCCAATCTTCCACAGCTTCCTCATACTGACTAGCAACCTGTCTGACCAAACTTCCAGTAGAAGCCAGTTGGGACCAGTTTTTTAGAGGTCCCTTTCCAGTAGCAATCAGCATATAGCCAAATTCGCCACCGAAACCTTGTCTCCCTCGAATGAGTTTTCTATCCACAATCAAGGCACCACCGATACCTGTCCCACAGACGACACAGGCAAAGGTCGATAACTGGTCATCAACAGCCAATTCACTCAGACCGACACAATTGGCATCATTTTCCAAATAAACAGGACAGCCATACTGACTTAATAAGTCATACCAAGATACACCATGGATATAAGGAACCGCACTCAGCCCCTGGATAATACCTGTTTCAAGGTCTACCGCTCCAGGTATACTGAGGGAAATGGCCTCCAAGCCGCCTACCGGCTGAATAACACTGTCCATAAGCGCCAATAATTCTGCTAAACTGGCCGGTGTTGGCCATTCCTGTCGATGGTTGATCTGCTTATCTGAACCAATCAGGGCCGCCTTTATGCCCGTACCTCCAATATCAAAACAAGCTACTACCATATTCTTTCTCCTTTTCAAGATAGCCAACGACCTCTGTTCGGATTGCCTGAGGTTCAATCCTAACCGGCAAAACCTCTAGTGGTTCTTCTAGCAAATCAACCCCTTCAGTCCACTCGCTCCAGCCTGCTAACTGCTCCTGGCTCATATTGTAATAACGGAGCAGGATGCGGTCCGAAGTTTCTGCCACCTTCAAAGAAGTCACACATAAGCAATCCTCTTCCAGTGCTGGATGATTCAAAAACTGATGATTGCAAGGCAAGTGTCCACTATGGCTGGTTACTTGTTTGGTTAGCAGGTGTCCTTGGAAGGCTTGAGCTCTTTGGAAGCTGGCAAAACCTTCCTCTACCGAGCAAATTTCAAGAGCATAATCCAACTGACATTCCCTCAAACACTGGGCTTCTGGTGTTGGGAAGTAGCCCCAATCTCCCAACTCTCCAGTCGCACGAAGTAGTGTCAAAGCTATCTTGCCCCTGTCTAGGATTTCATACTCATGTAGGCCCTTACTCGAAACGGTCATGGCTTGTCGACCATCTGATAGACAAATAAAACTACGATGACGTTGAGGATTGGACGGATTTTCCCAAGCTGGATGAGGCTGATTTGGACGTTCAACGACTTCAAAGATAGAATCCGCCAAGTGGTTCTCAGCTTCTATACCAATATCAAAGACAGCTCGTAAGCGATGGTCCTTGATTTGGTTGTGGAAATTGGTCTGGATGCGAATGTGTGGTTGATGGCGGTAGAGGGTCAGATAGGTGGTAAGGAGCAGGTCTTTCTTTTCCTGACTCCTTTGAGAGGTTCGATGTTTAAATTCTATCAGGCGCTTCTGTTCATCTTCCAGACTTGTTTCCATAGCTATAGGCAGTTGCAAACGATGAATGACCTTGGCAATGCTGACTGCTTCTGTTTGGTAGACAAGACCGAAGTCCTCTATCTGACCATCGATTGGTTGATCATTCTTAGGCGCCATAAAGATGTATTCATTACCCAAATCTCCACAATCTTCAAACCGTAGCCAGTCTTTATAGGCTTGACCCCTTCTCTTGTCTTCTAGTAAGAGCTGACCATCCACCACGTCAATACGGTAGTAATCATTCTCAAACTGTTCACTTAAACGGCTATTCACCCTAGTGTCACCAATCGGCTTGACTTGATAGGTCTGCCATGAAAATGGTGCCTGATTTTCCACTACAAAGCGGACACGAATCTGGCGGGCAAAATTGGCAGAGCGAAAAGCATCTTTTGGTAAATCGTAGCGGAAGTTGACACCTAGATCTTCAATGGTTGCTTCCAGCTCTTGGCCTTGACTGGTAAAGAGACCCAAGGCTGGCAGAGAAATAGCTGCCATGGATTGGAAATGTTGTTCTAACTGCCCATCTCGGAAATCTTCCTGTTCAACAAGCAAATCAACCTCCACTAGCTGGGTTTGTCGGCAGGCTGTAGTATTGAAAACCGTAAATAGTAAGCCGTCTAATTGGCTAGAATCCACCTGCTTTTCCCACCTGTCTAGGGAGCGCTGGCTCAGGAAATGAGCGACTTGCTTGACCTTCTTAAAGCGAGTTTCCATCTCACTATGCACCTGGTCTACGCTACAACCACAGATGCTATCATGGGGGGCATTCTGCAACAAGAGTTTCCAGGCATAGCGCAACTCATCTCTCGGCACCTTATCTCCTGTCATCACCACCAAGGGTTCTACAACTTGTTCCAAAAGCTGACTGGCTTGGTCATTGGCCTGCTTGAGATAGATTCTCGAAGAGGCCGTATTTGCCAAGGTGTACCAGCCATCTGTTTCCTGGCTAGTCAATTCTCCCTTGACGCGGCTAAGGTCCTCGGGTAACTCTTCCTTGACAGCAGCTATGTATTCTTCAAAGCTTGAATGAACAAAGTCTATATCTGGATACAATGTTCGAGCCAGTCGCAAAGCTTGGCTGAGATTTTTCTGGACAGGCTGGTGATCACAGCCATTCATCAGCAGATAGTGGGAGGTTGAAGCGTATTTGCGGACATCTGCAAATTTTTTCTCCCAGAAAACACGCGCGTCCTCCTCATCAACTGGGATTTCATTGCCATTGCTGTACCAGTTAGCAAATAAAATTCCCAGAACCTGACTGCCATCTGCCCCCTCCCAAATCATCTCCGAGAAAGTGGACTGGAATTGGTCATCTCCCAGAACCTGATTATCAAAGCCAACTGGTTTAACCCCACGACCAAACAAGGCCACATCTATACCAGCCTGACGCAGTAGCTGAGGAGCCTGCCCCATATTGCCAAAAGTATCTGGATAGTAGCCAATCTTCGGAGCCTGTCCCCACTTCTTGCTTTCCAAGTGGCCCAGAAGGGTATTGCGCATATTGGCCTCGCTGGTGATGAGGTAATCATCCTGCAAGATGTAAAAGGGTCCAATAATCAGCCGACTGTCTTGAATGTATTTCTTCAATAATTCTCGATTCTGCGGACGAATTTCCAGATAGTCATCTAGAACAATGGTCTGACCATCTAGATGAAAACTCCGAAACTCAGGATCTGTTTCAAATAAGTCAAATAAGTCATCAAATAGCTCTACTAAGCGCATCCGATGTTCTTCCAAAGGAAGATACCACTCCCTATCCCAGTGGCTATGTGAAATAATATGAACCGTTTCTTTTCCCATTTTATTCCTCCGGTCGTATATCATAATAATCTAAAACCAATTCGCAAAACATCATATTTGCCCAGGAGAACCACTCCCTAGAGTAAAGCGTCGGATCATCCACATGGAAACTCTCATGCATCAGTCCTGTACCGCCATCACAGGCCACCATGGTATCCAATAAGCGCGCTTTTTCTTCCTTGTCATCCGTCGTCAATCCTTGAATAGCCAAGGCAATCGGCCAAATATAGCGATAGAAGGTATGACTGGAACCAAGACCCGCAGCATAGTCTCCCTCATAGTAATAGGGATTTTCTTGACTTAAAATAGTCCGACGGGTTGCCAAATAGATAGGATCATCTTTGGAACAATATCCTAGATAGGGAGCCGCCAACAAGCTAGGGACATTGGGATCATCCATGATCGACTGATTGCCCAATCCGTCCACTTCATAGGCAAAAATAGTTTCTCCCGCCTGATTCTTGGTCAGCCCGAAGGTCCGAATCCCCTGGTCAATTTCCTGCGCCAACTGTCTGGCACCTTCAGCTAAATCTGAGAACTCCTCACTGGCAAACTGCTCTGCTATTTCCCCTAAATAGCCCAAGACGACGACCGCAAACATATTTGAGGGGATGAGGTAAGGGTAGATACAGGCATCATCGCTTGGACGAAAACCAGACCAAGTCATCCCTGTATAGGCGCAGGGAGCCCCTTTCCCTTGGTGCGTGAGGGTATCCTCTAGCCGGTCAGTGTCCCGTTCAAAGCTATAAGGGGAGTTTTCATGGTGCTGCTCCAATTTCCAGAGTTGAACAATTTTTTCAGCTGCCCCAAAGAAGGTCTGGTTAAAATGGCTGGTTTCCCCTGTCGCTTTCCAAAGTAGATAGGCTAATTGAAGGGGATAGCAGAGGGAATCCACTTCATATTTTCGCTCCCAAATCCAGGGTCCCATCTGAGTGTGGTCAGTCTGGTGCCCATGTCCATTGGCTGCCTGATTAAAGGCATTGGCATAAGGATCCATCAAAATAAAGGCCATTTGCCGCTCTACCAGACCTACAATCATCTGGCGCAATGTCTCATCCTTGCCTGCTAGGGCTAGATAGGGTTTGACCTGGGCTGTCGAGTCCCTCAACCACATGGCTGGAATGTCCCCTGTTAAGACAAAAGTAGTCCCATCCTCCAGCTGACTAATGGTCCTATCAAGCGTATCCGTGTAACACCTTTCAAATACACTCCCCCAACTTGGGTGATCTGCTGTTTTCTTCTGAATGTCCGTTAGCCACTTCTCTATGATTTCTTTTGTATAAAACATGATTTCTCCTTTTCATCCTTTGCTCAGACTTCTTCCAACCTCTATCTGGCAAGTCCATATCATTTTCATTGGACACAAGGTTCCTAGTATCAGTCTATACAATTCCAAATGCAAATCCTATACACAAATTAAACGCATTTTTACACAAATATTGCCAGTTTTAGAAACCGCTTTCTTTTTGCTCCCTTTCTCTATATAATTAGAATGACACTACTTGTTATCAATATCGTCTTTTAGTTTACTTTTAATACTCGCTTCAAAGGTTTGGGAAACCTTTGAAGGCTGGAGATAGTGCGAACCAAGTTCGCTTCAAAAGCCGCAGACATAACTCAATGCTTTTCTTGTTTCTAGGTGACCAGCTGATGTACTTCGCTTTTTTGTTTTCAGGCTCAGGTACGAATAGTCCACCGGACTATTCGTATCCCCCAGACTGTTTCAATCAGGCAAGGCGAGTTCAAACACTCCAGTGGAGTGTTTGAAGTTGGAAATAAGGAAACGGAGTTTCCTCTTATGTCTAAGTAATAAAAGTCAACTAAATGACGATAAAATAAAAAAGAAAAGGATAACCTATGCATACCTCCATCGTTTCAACCATTGACACCCGCTATGGTACTTATAACTCACATGCCTT
This region of Streptococcus suis genomic DNA includes:
- a CDS encoding ROK family protein encodes the protein MVVACFDIGGTGIKAALIGSDKQINHRQEWPTPASLAELLALMDSVIQPVGGLEAISLSIPGAVDLETGIIQGLSAVPYIHGVSWYDLLSQYGCPVYLENDANCVGLSELAVDDQLSTFACVVCGTGIGGALIVDRKLIRGRQGFGGEFGYMLIATGKGPLKNWSQLASTGSLVRQVASQYEEAVEDWNGKRIFELAEQGDEVCQLAIEEMTRNLAYGILNISYFLEPEVLAIGGSISQNPVFIQVIQEQLEAIQKEYPEEFPYLPAIRACHYQQDANLMGAYMKTLQ
- a CDS encoding alpha-mannosidase, which encodes MGKETVHIISHSHWDREWYLPLEEHRMRLVELFDDLFDLFETDPEFRSFHLDGQTIVLDDYLEIRPQNRELLKKYIQDSRLIIGPFYILQDDYLITSEANMRNTLLGHLESKKWGQAPKIGYYPDTFGNMGQAPQLLRQAGIDVALFGRGVKPVGFDNQVLGDDQFQSTFSEMIWEGADGSQVLGILFANWYSNGNEIPVDEEDARVFWEKKFADVRKYASTSHYLLMNGCDHQPVQKNLSQALRLARTLYPDIDFVHSSFEEYIAAVKEELPEDLSRVKGELTSQETDGWYTLANTASSRIYLKQANDQASQLLEQVVEPLVVMTGDKVPRDELRYAWKLLLQNAPHDSICGCSVDQVHSEMETRFKKVKQVAHFLSQRSLDRWEKQVDSSQLDGLLFTVFNTTACRQTQLVEVDLLVEQEDFRDGQLEQHFQSMAAISLPALGLFTSQGQELEATIEDLGVNFRYDLPKDAFRSANFARQIRVRFVVENQAPFSWQTYQVKPIGDTRVNSRLSEQFENDYYRIDVVDGQLLLEDKRRGQAYKDWLRFEDCGDLGNEYIFMAPKNDQPIDGQIEDFGLVYQTEAVSIAKVIHRLQLPIAMETSLEDEQKRLIEFKHRTSQRSQEKKDLLLTTYLTLYRHQPHIRIQTNFHNQIKDHRLRAVFDIGIEAENHLADSIFEVVERPNQPHPAWENPSNPQRHRSFICLSDGRQAMTVSSKGLHEYEILDRGKIALTLLRATGELGDWGYFPTPEAQCLRECQLDYALEICSVEEGFASFQRAQAFQGHLLTKQVTSHSGHLPCNHQFLNHPALEEDCLCVTSLKVAETSDRILLRYYNMSQEQLAGWSEWTEGVDLLEEPLEVLPVRIEPQAIRTEVVGYLEKEKEYGSSLF
- a CDS encoding glycoside hydrolase family 125 protein is translated as MFYTKEIIEKWLTDIQKKTADHPSWGSVFERCYTDTLDRTISQLEDGTTFVLTGDIPAMWLRDSTAQVKPYLALAGKDETLRQMIVGLVERQMAFILMDPYANAFNQAANGHGHQTDHTQMGPWIWERKYEVDSLCYPLQLAYLLWKATGETSHFNQTFFGAAEKIVQLWKLEQHHENSPYSFERDTDRLEDTLTHQGKGAPCAYTGMTWSGFRPSDDACIYPYLIPSNMFAVVVLGYLGEIAEQFASEEFSDLAEGARQLAQEIDQGIRTFGLTKNQAGETIFAYEVDGLGNQSIMDDPNVPSLLAAPYLGYCSKDDPIYLATRRTILSQENPYYYEGDYAAGLGSSHTFYRYIWPIALAIQGLTTDDKEEKARLLDTMVACDGGTGLMHESFHVDDPTLYSREWFSWANMMFCELVLDYYDIRPEE